In one Accipiter gentilis chromosome 4, bAccGen1.1, whole genome shotgun sequence genomic region, the following are encoded:
- the LOC126037893 gene encoding isopentenyl-diphosphate Delta-isomerase 1 → MWRVLRPAVAGGRRGAAVPQGRCCCRRRQPLASAAGLCGGKARAESGTPAAITMPEVNTDHLDEQQVQLLAEMCILIDENDNKIGADTKKNCHLNENIDKGLLHRAFSVFLFNTENKLLLQQRSNAKITFPDCFTNTCCSHPLSYPLELEENNAIGVRRAAQRRLKAELGIPMEQVTPEEISYLTRIHYKAKSDGIWGEHEIDYILFVQKDVTLNPDPNEIQSYCYVTQKELKQLLDKASKNEVKITPWFKLIAETFLFKWWDNLPNLNKFVDHEKIHRM, encoded by the exons ATGTGGCGCGTGCTGCGCCCGGCCGTTGCTgggggccgccgcggggccgccgtccCTCAGGGGcgttgctgctgccgccgccgccagccgctcGCGTCCGCCGCCGGCCTCTGCGGGGGGAAGGCCCGAGCCGAGAG TGGAACGCCTGCTGCCATCACGATGCCTGAAGTAAACACAGATCACCTGGATGAGCAGCAGGTGCAGCTCTTGGCAGAGATGTGCATCCTTATCGATGAAAATGATAATAAGATTGGAGCGGATACCAAGAAAAACTGTCACTTGAATGAAAACATTGATAAAG gtttacTGCACCgagctttcagtgttttcttatttaatacagaaaacaaactgtTGCTGCAGCAGAGGTCAAATGCAAAAATTACATTTCCAG ATTGTTTTACCAACACTTGTTGCAGTCATCCTCTAAGCTATCCACtagaactggaagaaaataatgcCATTGGTGTTCGGAGAGCAGCACAGAGACGACTGAAAGCAGAGTTAGGAATTCCCATGGAGCAG GTAACTCCTGAAGAAATCTCCTATCTGACACGAATTCACTACAAGGCCAAGTCTGATGGGATCTGGGGTGAACATGAGATAGACTATATCTTATTTGTACAGAAGGACGTAACGCTGAATCCCGATCCTAATGAGATCCAAAGCTACTGCTACGTGACACAGAAAGAACTGAAACAGCTCTTGGACAAAGCCTCCAAGAATGAAGTTAAGATTACTCCGTGGTTTAAACTAATTGCAGAGACCTTTCTTTTTAAGTGGTGGGATAACTTGCCTAACTTGAACAAATTTGTTGATCATGAAAAAATACACCGAATGTAA